The DNA segment ATTCACCAGCCCTGTGCTGGCCACTGCTGGTTCCCAAAAGGCCTTGACAACAAAGAAGCTATCAGAGCCCATGAGATGGGGCCTCATCCTACCTGAGTGTGGATCAGGGTGGGCTGCCTGGAGGAAGGGGCCTCAGAGCTGACGGGCAAGCCATGCTGGCAGAGGTGGAAGGCAGCAGACCTCACCCAAGGTCCACCATACCCTCTGTGATGCCCGTCTCTGGCTCCCTTGGTTTCCTGGTCCACCCCTGCCCACTCCCCATTTCGCCATTACCCGGAACCCCGACTGGTGGGCGGGCCACAGCCTGGAACCCGCTGCCCGGAGTAACCGGACAAACAGAACTCCACAGGACTCTGAGCCTGTTCTCTGGGTGGGCCACCTGTGCTCCCCACCTGCTGCCCTCCTGGCCCGCCTGGGTCAGGCCCCCGCCTCCCTATGCAGCACCCCAAACCCTTCTACGCACCCACAGCTCCCCAAGAAGGCTTCAGTCCCCGGGGCCTGGATGCCACTGATGGGCTGGACAGCCAGCCCACTCCTGCCTGCACAGAGCCTCTGTCCGCTGTGGGTATGAGTCGGTGGCGGGGGGCGCGGCCATGGGGGCAGGGACTGGGGCTCTGTCCGCCAGCCTCAGGACCCCACCTGCCTGCCTGCTTTTGTCCACAGGTTCCTCCAACCTGTaccaccccccaaccccggaGAAGGAGGTGTTCCCAACCCCTCCAGCAGGTACTGGCCTCGGGCCAACCCTTGAGGACTGGGGAGTGGGCGGGGccatcccatccccacccctaaCTCTAGATGGCTTCTCACTCCAAAGCAAGGCCAGTGTCCCTCATCCCCTCGAGGGGGCCTTGACAGTAAGGCAGCCCTATGACTCTTGTCCCTCAGTCAGTCCCCAAAGCCAGGTCTGTGTCTCCAGTCCCCCATCCCCCCCGATGAGCCCCCAAAGCACATCCTGGGTCCCCAGACTGGTAGATAAACCCCCAGAGGCAAAGCCTATATCATCATCCCCCAAATGGACCCCAGGGTTGGTCGTGTCCTGTGTCCCCCTGATGTGCCCCCCAGGCAGGTCCCAGGACCGCCCCTCTGAGGGCCACCCTCCTGGCCACAGGTTTCCAGATGGCGCCCTGTGGGTGCTTCTTTGACCCCCGCATCTACCGAATCGAGTGGGCCGCCACCGACTTCGGCCAGTCATCCCTGTACAAGCTGGTGGCCGTGGGCGATGGGGGGCCAGCTGGGGCCCCCACCTCACCAGGCACTTACCTCCTGGAGCCCCAGCACTACCTCAAGGCCCCGGTgccgcccccaccgcccccaccatACCCCCACTACCAGCCACCACCCCCTGGGGGCCCCCAGTACCTCCTGCCGTACTTCCCGCCTGAGGGGCCGGGGCCCGAGACCGTGGGCTTCATGGGGGACGGGGGGCCGCCCGGCTTTGTGGAGCTGCCCCGGCCCTTGATCAAGGAGGGCCTGgcgccaccaccaccccccaaggAGAGCAAGCTGCCCCCGCTGCTCATCACGCTGCCCGCCGAGACCGCACTGCCCCCAGGCACCTACAGCCACCTCAAGGGCCGCCTGAGCCAACTGCACGGGCCTGGGGAGCCCTTGACCTTCCCAGTCAAGGAGCCGCCCCCCAGCCCGCTGTACCCACCCGTCCCCGCTGAACCCAAGGCAGCCAATGCCGAGGTGGCCCCACTGGGGGCGGGCGAGGCCAGGACCCCCGAGGTGGCCCAGGCCTTCGCGCTGCCCGAGAAGGTGCTGCTGGAGGATGCAATGAAGCTCTTCGACTGCCTGCCGGGCAGTGCCGAGCCCGAAGGGGCCCCACGCAAGCCCCTGGGGCCTGGGCCAGCCCTGCCCGACAGCGGGGGCGGCGGTGACGACTCCTCTGGTGACATCTGCTCGCTGCACCTGCCGGACGAGCTGCTGTCCTTCGACTACAGCGTGCCCGAGATCCTGGACACTGTCTCCAACGTGGACTACTTCTTCAACTTTAAGGCACTGGACGAGGAGCCGCTGCCCCGTCCGGGGCCCCCTGCCGCCAACACCACAGCCTCTGCCCCCAGGGCCGAGCCCCCTGGCAAGAGGAAGGCAGGCAGTTCCACCACCAAGAAGGGGCGGCAGGGCAGCAAGGGCAAGCAGGCCACGGGTCCCACGACTGCTGCCTCCTCAGGGCCCCGGCAGGACCTGGGAGCCACCCCCCATTAAAGCGGATTTGACCTCTCAGTGCTGTATCCGCCCAGTGGCATCAGGGCTGTCCCCACATCCTCCCTGTTGTACAGTGGGCCCAGACCATGGGGTGAGGCCCTGCAGAACCCCGAGGGTGCTGGACTTACAGAGCAGAGTGGGGGAGACCTAGATTCAGATTTGGGATTCTAAATCTAGCCACAGAGAATCCACGTCAGCCGGCACTTTGGAGAGGTGGGAACTGCAAGAATTTCACTTCTGTGTTTGGGAAAGTCAGGGCTGCCCAGAGATGAGCAGGGACTGGCCTGGAGACACAGCAAATGCGGGAGTTAGGGAGTGGCCTGCATATCCCCGACCATCCCTCTGAAGCACTATGAGTGGGAGGGGGGAAGGCCTTAGAGAGGCCTGCGGGCTGGGGTCAGCCTCCACCCACCTGGCAGGGCAGGTGTCGCCAATGGTGAAGGAGCGGGCCCCCACCCATGTTCATGCAGACAGCTGGGGTGTGGAGGTAGGTGCTGGTTGGAGGAGCGGCACCTGAGGCCTGAGGGTGGGGGCCGGGCAGGGATGCAGGAGATGGTGCCCGCCTGGTACACGGGTGGCTGAGAACAGGCCCACATGTGATGGGGCATGCAGAGTGCACCTGCAGCCCAGGTGAGGCCCGAGGCCTGGGTGGGCGTGCCTGTTCCAAGATGGGCAAGGGGCTGCGTCCCCTCATTGGACCCAGCTGCACGTGGCAGGCACGGGGAGCCTGGGATTTCAGTTCTCACACCTGTTCCCTCCTGCCTGGGCTCCTCCCGCTGCATCTACATGGCTCCCACCCCTGTGGGTCCCAGGCCAGGCTCTCTTCAGCCCTTCCACTGGAGAGTCTGGAGCAGCTGCTGTCCATACCCTCCTCTGAAATACTCAAGGTGACCCTGAAGGGGGTGACGTGCAAGGAGGTAAGGAgagttgggggcttccctagtggctcagtggtaaagaatctacctgtcaatgcagaaaacAAGCATTTgaccctgggtcggcaagatcccctagagacggaaatggcaacccactcctgtattcttgtctggagaatcccatggacagaggagggtggcaggctacagtccatggggttccaaaagagtcagacacgacttagcaagaaAACAAATAAGGAGAGATGGAGCACACCTCTGGAGTGGGCCAGCCCCGCCTGCTTCCCTCCCCTGCAGGAGTAAGGGCCCAGGTTCAGGGCTGCGTCTCAGGGGCTTTCACTCTTGGACTCTGCTGGGAAGCTGGGGGGCTTGACTGGGATCCAGGAGATGTCCGGGGTGGGGGATGCCATGTGGTGGCACCACATCTCAAGCCTACAGGACTCGTGTCCCTGAAGCCTGTTCCAAGGCTCAGGGAGGCGGGGGCAGCCCTAAGTCTGCACCTGCACTTACCTGACTCTTCTCTGAATGGGACATGGGCCGAGAGAAGCCAGGAGCTCACTTCCCTCACCTCCCTTGGAGCCCTCCTCCCTGCAGCAGTATTAACGGGTGTTTTTGAGACACACATGAAGTGCCCCCAGTGATGGCGAGCCCCTGGCAAACAAGGTGGATGCGAGGGGAGGAGCTTGGTTTTCTGTAAGATTAATGTGGACTGAGGATAGTGAAGCACGCATCCCATCTCGTGACCCCCCCCATCAGGCCTGGAGGGTGGATGGGGCAGAGCAACTCAGCCCCTGATGGTGGGACAAAATGACTGGCCTGAACCTGGGCCCATGTCAGTGAAaataccaagtcctaaccactggactgcaagggaagtccCCGTATTAGGCAATTTAAATGACCACGGCATGGAGGGGGTGCTTCCCTgggagtggttaagactccaagcttcttCTCTGAGATCTGCTCTTACTGAAGTGGATCAGTGATGAAAGTAGCCAAATCTGAGCATCAGAAGACCACCCAGTGTATCTGATGCATGATCTCTGTAGTTCTGAGAAgcaaaagaataatttaaaataagggGTATGAAGGGGTgggtgcgcgtgtgtgtgtgtataggtgaCTGGATAATTAAGGGGCTTATTGGTGGGTAAGTGAGAGTTGGTTGTGGGTGTGCTTGTATGAAAGGCTGATCAGTTCTGAGCAATGATGAAAAGATTTTACTGCAGAACTTTATATAACTATGAAGGTTTCTACACTTGATCTGAgctcagataaaaaaaaaaagactccaagcttccactgcagggggcatgggtttgatccctggtcaggtgactattagggcttccctggtaggtcagctggtaaggaatccacctgcaatgcaggagatcccagttcgattcttgggtcaggaaaatgacctggagaaagaataggctacccactccagtattcatgggctttcctggtggttcagacagtaaagaatctgcctgcaatgtgggagacctggggtcgacccctgggttgagaagatcccctggaggagggcatggcaacccactccagtattcttgcttggagaatccaggacagaggagtctggcgggctatagtctatgaggtggcaaagagtcacacatgactgatcaactagcACCGCACACACCACAGGGAACTgttaataagatcccacatgcctccagcCATGgcccaaaacaaacagaaagcaagTAAATGACCATGGGATGTGTTCTTTTAACCTAAGAGTGATCAAAAAAGTTACCGAGAAAATTTTCAGTAGAATGAGACGGTGTCCCGCACCATCTGGAATTTGAAGGATGTGTGGGAGAGGGAAGCCCGCTGAACAGAGGGACAGACTGATCCaacatacatatacatctatGTGTACAgtgcatatatacatgcatacatgccCATATATGTATCCACGTGTGCACATTTATATGCTTGTATATGTGTACTTGTAGATAGGTGTGTGTGTTATTTACATCTATGTACACATGTATTTATCCATACATGTACGTAATTGTGTGTATTATACACTTGTGTGACATATCacccacatatatatgcatgtgtttaCATGAATGTGTGagacatgtacacacatgtatgcatattGCAGATATACATCACACACGTGTGCAATATTCACACAATATCCACACATATAcaatatgcatacacacacatgcacattatctacacacatgtatgtgaatgccttgctgctgctaagtcattcagtcgtgtccgactctgtgcgaccccatagacagcagccaaccaggctcccccgtccctgggattctccaggcaagaacactggagtgggttgccatttccttctccaatgcatagaagtgaaaagtgaaagtgaagtcactcagtcgtgtctgactctttgcgaccccatggactgcagcatgccagtctcctccatccatgggattttccaggcaagagtactggagtggggtgccattgccttctctgacgtGTATGCCTTACCCAtgctatatacatgtgtgtacatctctctgcatatatatatgca comes from the Bubalus kerabau isolate K-KA32 ecotype Philippines breed swamp buffalo chromosome 1, PCC_UOA_SB_1v2, whole genome shotgun sequence genome and includes:
- the PRR22 gene encoding proline-rich protein 22, with translation MQHPKPFYAPTAPQEGFSPRGLDATDGLDSQPTPACTEPLSAVGSSNLYHPPTPEKEVFPTPPAGFQMAPCGCFFDPRIYRIEWAATDFGQSSLYKLVAVGDGGPAGAPTSPGTYLLEPQHYLKAPVPPPPPPPYPHYQPPPPGGPQYLLPYFPPEGPGPETVGFMGDGGPPGFVELPRPLIKEGLAPPPPPKESKLPPLLITLPAETALPPGTYSHLKGRLSQLHGPGEPLTFPVKEPPPSPLYPPVPAEPKAANAEVAPLGAGEARTPEVAQAFALPEKVLLEDAMKLFDCLPGSAEPEGAPRKPLGPGPALPDSGGGGDDSSGDICSLHLPDELLSFDYSVPEILDTVSNVDYFFNFKALDEEPLPRPGPPAANTTASAPRAEPPGKRKAGSSTTKKGRQGSKGKQATGPTTAASSGPRQDLGATPH